A segment of the Deltaproteobacteria bacterium genome:
CCGCCCATGACGATGAGCATGACGTCATGCCGGCCCGTGCCGTCGCGCGTTGAACGCGATCATTGACATGAATTGATCGGCTCAAGTTGGACAATGCAAAAGGCCGGTTATCGCCATCCCAGGATGCAGCGATAGCCAGCCTTTTTGTTATTGAAGAATTAAAACCGATTGAAAGAATTAACCCGCGGCGTCACTTGCCGTGACAGCGTTTGTACTTCTTACCGCTGCCGCAGGGGCACGAATCGTTGCGGCCAACCTTTTCGTTGTCGCGCTTTTGCGGCGCCGTGGCGGCCGACGCGATGGGATCGCTACCATGGCTGAGTACCACTCGTTGCGGCCGCGGCTGTTCTACTTGAAGTTCGGGCGCGGCGCCCTCTCTGGCGATTTCAACGGTGAATAGCTTTTGTACGACGTCTTCTTGAACCCGCTGGTTCATCTCCTCGAACATGTCGTACCCTTCCTTCTGGTACTCTTGCAGCGGATTTTTTTGGCCGTAACCGCGCAGGCCGATGCCTTCTTTCAAATGATCCATATTGAGCAAGTGGTCTTTCCACAGGGTATCGATGGTCTGGAGCAAAATAATCTTTTCCAGCTGGCGCAGCATCGGCGCGCCGAAGCGCCGCTCCTTGTCGTCGTAGACCGCCACCGCGCGCTCAAGCGCCAGATCCGACAGCCCTTCCGGTCGCATCCCTTCGAGTTCCTCGCTCTTCAAATCCAAGCGCAAATTGAACTGGTGATTGAAACCTTCGCCGAGGCCCGCCAGATCCCAATCGCTCGGATGGCTTTCCTTGTCGGCGTAGCGGGCGACGACTTCTTCGACCAGCTGGGCGGTCATGTCGAACACTTCTTCTTTTAAATTTTCACCTTTGAGAAATTCGCGCCGCTTGCTGTAGATTACTTCGCGCTGCTTGTTGAGCACGTCGTCATATTCGAGCAAATGTTTGCGGATGTCGAAGTTGTGGCCTTCGACTTTCTTCTGGGCGTTTTCAATCGCCCGGGTAACCAAGCCGTGCTCGATGGGCTCGCCGTCCTCCATGCCGAGGCGCGCCATGATGCCTTGAATCCGGTCGGCGCCAAAGATGCGCATCAAATCGTCTTCCAGCGACAGATAAAAGCGCGACGAGCCGGGATCGCCCTGACGGCCTGCGCGGCCGCGCAACTGGTTATCGATGCGCCGGCTTTCGTGCCGCTCGGTGCCGAGAATATGCAGGCCGCCGGCGGCCACGACTTTTTCTTTTTCCTCGGCGCAAACCCGATTGTAGTTGGCCAAGATTTCGTCGAAGCGCTGGCGGTATTCGTCGGGAGCCTTGTCCAGTTGCTCGCGGATATCTTCGACCATGCGCAAATATTCTTGGCGCTTGGTTTCGTAAGTTTGCTGCGCCTGCTGAATCGCTTCTTCGTAGGGCGCGCGCACTTCCTCGCAGCGCAACTCGGCTTCATTGAAAGCCGCATGGGCCGCATCGTATTCGCGCACCATCGCAGCGTGCTCGCCATTGGCGAGCGCCTCGAGAGTGCTGGTGAATTCGAAATCGAGTAAACGCTGTTCATAGGAGCGGCGCTTCTCGTCGAGGACTTCCATCAAACCCTCGCGCTCGCCGCGCTGCTCTTGCCAGCGTTCCAGCGTCGCGCTGAAATCTTCCTTGGCTTCGGCGAACTCCGCGCCATTGCCATTTTGGGAATGGAACAGCGCGGTTTCAAAATCTTCCTTGGCGCGTAGATAGCCCATGGGTAGCGGCCGCAGATTGTGCAAAGCTTCGATTAGTTCGGTGGCGGAGATATCTTCATAGCGTTCCCGCGCCGCGAGAAAAGGCGAGACCGCGCGAAGTTCCCGTTGCAAGTCGGTGGTCCGTTTGAGCGCGTCGCCGCGCTGCCGCTCGAACGCTTCGCCGTCCTTGAGTCGTTTCTTCTCGGCGCGCTGCACCTCTTCGTCGTACTTCTCGCGCAACTCGCGTAGCGCGTCTTCGTAGCGCGCCGCGCCTTGGATCGGCAGCTTGGAGGCGCGGTTGATCCACTCATTCTCCATGTCCGAGCGCGAGAGAAACTCGGGATTGCCGCCGAGTAAAATATCCGTGCCGCGGCCCGCCATATTGGTGGCAATAGTGACCGCGTTAAATCGGCCCGCTTGGGCGATGATGCTCGCCTCAGCCTCGTGATTGACGGCGTTCAAAACGTTGTGCTTGACGTTCTTCTGCTTGAGTAGTCTCGATAGTTTTTCCGATTTGGCGACCGAAGTCGTGCCGACAAGAATCGGCTGGCCCTTCTTCGTTCTCTCTTCTATCTCCTGCACCACCGCCGCGTATTTTTCATTGTCGCTACGATAAACCACATCGGCCAGATCGTCGCGCACCATGCCGGCATTGGTCGGGATCACCGTGACATCCAGTTTGTAGATTTTTTTAAACTCCGGCGCTTCGGTATCGGCGGTGCCGGTCATGCCCGCCAACTTTTTGTACATGCGGAAATAATTTTGAATCGTGATCGTCGCCAGGGTCTGGTTTTCCTCGCGAATATGAACGCGCTCCTTGGCCTCCACCGCTTGATGCAGACCGTCGGACCAACGCCGCCCCGACATCAATCGGCCGGTGAACTCGTCGACGATGATCACCTCGCCTTCTTTGACGACGTAATCGACGTCGCGCTTGAAGATCGCATGGGCCTTAAGCGCCTGCTGCACATGGTGCAGCGTGTCGATCTGACGCGGATCGTAGAGATTGTGCACGCCGAGCAAACGCTCGACTTTGGCGACGCCGCCTTCGGTGAGCGTCACCGAACGGCTCTTCTCGTCGACGGTGTAATCGCCCTTGGCGTCGATGGCGGCGCGGTCTTCCTGGGACGGATCGCCTTGAATCACCGCGCCGCGCTGCAGTTTGGGAATGATCCGGTCGATGTTGTAATACTTGTCCGTCGATTCTTCCGCCGGGCCGGAGATGATCAGCGGCGTGCGCGCTTCGTCGATCAGAATGTTATCGACTTCGTCGACCACCGCGTAATTGAGTTCGCGCTGGACGTATTCTTCCAGCGAGTATTTCATATTGTCGCGCAGGTAATCGAAGCCGAATTCGTTGTTGGTGCCGTAGGTGATATCGGCGAGATAGGCTTCCTGGCGCGTGATCGGCCGCAGATTGAGAAAGCGATAATCCTTGGTCAGATAGGTCGGATCGAAGAGAAAACTGGTCTCATG
Coding sequences within it:
- the secA gene encoding preprotein translocase subunit SecA, yielding MWDFIKGIIGTKNEREIKRIRPYVEEINKWEDEFKGLTDDQLRAKTEEFKNRIAEATATLRGELEAANGEAVIADPEQRETQKAQSEELDKQLREAEEQALQELLPEAFAAVREASRRSIGLRHFDVQMIGGAVLHEGKIAEMKTGEGKTLVATLPLYLNALTGRGVHLITVNDYLARRDVQWMGPIFHKLGLRTASIVHETSFLFDPTYLTKDYRFLNLRPITRQEAYLADITYGTNNEFGFDYLRDNMKYSLEEYVQRELNYAVVDEVDNILIDEARTPLIISGPAEESTDKYYNIDRIIPKLQRGAVIQGDPSQEDRAAIDAKGDYTVDEKSRSVTLTEGGVAKVERLLGVHNLYDPRQIDTLHHVQQALKAHAIFKRDVDYVVKEGEVIIVDEFTGRLMSGRRWSDGLHQAVEAKERVHIREENQTLATITIQNYFRMYKKLAGMTGTADTEAPEFKKIYKLDVTVIPTNAGMVRDDLADVVYRSDNEKYAAVVQEIEERTKKGQPILVGTTSVAKSEKLSRLLKQKNVKHNVLNAVNHEAEASIIAQAGRFNAVTIATNMAGRGTDILLGGNPEFLSRSDMENEWINRASKLPIQGAARYEDALRELREKYDEEVQRAEKKRLKDGEAFERQRGDALKRTTDLQRELRAVSPFLAARERYEDISATELIEALHNLRPLPMGYLRAKEDFETALFHSQNGNGAEFAEAKEDFSATLERWQEQRGEREGLMEVLDEKRRSYEQRLLDFEFTSTLEALANGEHAAMVREYDAAHAAFNEAELRCEEVRAPYEEAIQQAQQTYETKRQEYLRMVEDIREQLDKAPDEYRQRFDEILANYNRVCAEEKEKVVAAGGLHILGTERHESRRIDNQLRGRAGRQGDPGSSRFYLSLEDDLMRIFGADRIQGIMARLGMEDGEPIEHGLVTRAIENAQKKVEGHNFDIRKHLLEYDDVLNKQREVIYSKRREFLKGENLKEEVFDMTAQLVEEVVARYADKESHPSDWDLAGLGEGFNHQFNLRLDLKSEELEGMRPEGLSDLALERAVAVYDDKERRFGAPMLRQLEKIILLQTIDTLWKDHLLNMDHLKEGIGLRGYGQKNPLQEYQKEGYDMFEEMNQRVQEDVVQKLFTVEIAREGAAPELQVEQPRPQRVVLSHGSDPIASAATAPQKRDNEKVGRNDSCPCGSGKKYKRCHGK